The following are encoded in a window of Peromyscus maniculatus bairdii isolate BWxNUB_F1_BW_parent chromosome X, HU_Pman_BW_mat_3.1, whole genome shotgun sequence genomic DNA:
- the LOC143271088 gene encoding uncharacterized protein LOC143271088: protein MTPSVFLPSLIFSLTLFFFDAFFRFANMKEYIFKFSGLICSKSALVFEIILANSQCWRLWEFNNKLVKFVSIGLWEAYYTQDFNISGSMTRMLVHTPINETWNKSSEFQYLQVLIAWAILMKILVLIFTSVAIKISCMEDPFIEIQLFCYKMSAIFLAVSSLFTLVTVTLNHLVDMYGQTTLDFPPDFPVKKEDIIKKHCTNVFPMGVLTATMSLFGFILFLYEMISLKMQSQVKAPCVSKRAEHKA, encoded by the coding sequence ATGACTCCTTCTGTTTTTCTGCCTTCCCTTATATTCTCACTGACTCTATTcttctttgatgccttcttcagatttgccaacatgaaggagtacatcttcaagttcagtggcCTGATTTGCAGTAAATCAGCTTTGGTATTTGAAATCATCCTTGCAAATAGCCAATGCTGGCGCCTGTGGGAATTTAACAACAAGCTTGTAAAATTTGTGTCAATTGGACTCTGGGAAGCTTATTACACTCAGGACTTTAACATCTCTGGGTCTATGACCAGGATGTTGGTTCACACCCCTATCAATGAAACCTGGAACAAGTCATCGgaatttcagtatttacaagtCCTGATAGCGTGGGCCATATTGATGAAAATCCTAGTACTGATTTTCACTTCAGTGGCCATTAAGATCAGCTGCATGGAAGACCCATTCATTGAGATACAGCTGTTTTGCTACAAGATGTCTGCCATATTTTTGGCTGTGAGTAGCCTTTTCACACTTGttactgtgaccttgaaccacctCGTAGACATGTATGGGCAAACCACACTTGACTTTCCACCTGACTTTCCCGTAAAGAAAGAAgacattataaagaaacactgcaCAAATGTGTTCCCAATGGGTGTCCTGACAGCCACGATGTCactctttggtttcattttgttcctCTATGAGATGATCTCCTTGAAAATGCAGAGTCAAGTGAAGGCACCATGTGTTTCCAAACGGGCTGAGCACAAGGCCTGA